The Pontibacillus halophilus JSM 076056 = DSM 19796 genome includes a region encoding these proteins:
- the rlmH gene encoding 23S rRNA (pseudouridine(1915)-N(3))-methyltransferase RlmH encodes MKISIISVGKLKEKYLKQGIDEYTKRLGAYANINLVEVPDEKAPENLSEADMEEVKRKEGERILSKISHDDHVITLEIKGKMITSEQLAKDIDNLATYGKSKVTFVIGGSLGLSDEVMKRSDYALSFSKMTLPHQLMRLVLLEQVYRAFRIIRGEPYLV; translated from the coding sequence ATGAAAATCTCAATTATTTCAGTAGGTAAATTAAAGGAAAAATACTTAAAACAAGGCATAGACGAATATACAAAGCGACTCGGCGCCTACGCCAACATAAATCTCGTCGAAGTCCCGGACGAAAAAGCACCCGAGAACCTAAGTGAGGCCGATATGGAAGAAGTGAAACGAAAAGAAGGAGAACGCATCCTAAGCAAAATCTCACACGATGACCACGTCATCACCCTCGAAATTAAAGGGAAAATGATTACGTCTGAGCAACTCGCGAAAGATATTGATAATCTTGCGACGTACGGGAAAAGCAAGGTTACGTTCGTGATAGGAGGATCACTTGGGTTGAGTGATGAAGTGATGAAGCGGTCCGATTATGCCCTGTCCTTCTCTAAGATGACACTGCCCCACCAGCTCATGCGATTGGTGTTGTTGGAGCAGGTGTATCGGGCGTTTCGGATTATTCGGGGGGAACCGTACCTCGTTTAA
- a CDS encoding Na+/H+ antiporter NhaC family protein, whose amino-acid sequence MDDQRHQQQEAKEAIGQNTVDKLEFRGGVFAATIPLVFFITWAIVLSVLKLVTEEALVLGMVMGVAIGLFFCKSAWKDYAQALVIGMAQPIGVIAVIAWFWAGMFAKLLAAGGLVDGLIWFGFQTGLEGGWIVGLTFLLAAIFSTAVGTGYGTVATFGVLMYPAGIILGADPVILLAAILSGAVFGDNLAPVSDTTIVSATTQEADVPGVVKSRFKYSLAAAIPALILFVVVGGGDTGGNEAAFQQLKEQVSPEGLFMIIPFALVLTLALTGHHLLTSLTWGIVASIAIIFINDTPLTDIIYIGMNEAGNPEVGGALMNGIGGYFNMAILILFILAAAHLMELAGTMEAIKNFFLKIINGVVRRAELSIVAIVAFLNVFITINTAAEITAGPFVRKLGKEFNIHPYRRANLLDTVSSSLGYIFPWSGGVLLGWATIQGAAREYGFLPVVGPTEVFPYVFQAWFLLIVMVVAAFTGWGLRFTGENGEEIKPEKTK is encoded by the coding sequence ATGGATGATCAACGACATCAACAACAAGAAGCAAAAGAAGCAATTGGACAAAACACAGTAGACAAGCTCGAATTTCGTGGTGGCGTGTTCGCCGCAACGATTCCTCTTGTCTTCTTCATTACATGGGCGATTGTATTAAGTGTATTAAAGCTCGTTACAGAAGAGGCGCTTGTCCTAGGCATGGTGATGGGGGTAGCAATTGGGCTATTCTTCTGTAAATCGGCATGGAAGGATTACGCACAGGCGCTCGTTATTGGGATGGCGCAGCCAATTGGGGTCATTGCCGTCATCGCGTGGTTCTGGGCAGGGATGTTTGCGAAGCTCCTTGCAGCCGGCGGTTTAGTCGATGGACTCATTTGGTTCGGATTCCAGACAGGTCTTGAAGGTGGATGGATTGTCGGCCTAACCTTCTTGCTTGCCGCCATCTTCTCAACAGCGGTAGGGACAGGCTATGGAACGGTTGCCACGTTCGGAGTGCTCATGTATCCTGCCGGCATTATCCTAGGGGCTGACCCTGTCATCTTACTTGCGGCAATCTTAAGTGGTGCCGTATTCGGCGATAACCTCGCACCGGTTTCCGATACGACGATTGTATCGGCTACAACTCAGGAAGCAGATGTTCCTGGCGTGGTTAAATCTCGCTTTAAATACTCGCTTGCCGCCGCTATTCCAGCGCTTATTCTTTTCGTAGTCGTTGGGGGAGGCGATACAGGTGGAAACGAGGCAGCCTTTCAGCAGCTGAAAGAGCAAGTCTCACCAGAAGGACTCTTTATGATTATTCCGTTCGCCTTGGTATTGACGCTCGCATTAACGGGGCACCATCTATTGACGTCGCTTACGTGGGGGATTGTCGCATCAATCGCCATCATCTTTATTAATGATACACCGCTAACGGACATCATTTACATCGGAATGAATGAAGCTGGTAACCCGGAAGTTGGGGGAGCGTTGATGAATGGGATTGGAGGCTACTTCAATATGGCAATCCTTATTCTCTTCATTCTAGCTGCAGCTCACTTAATGGAGCTGGCTGGAACGATGGAAGCCATCAAGAACTTCTTCTTGAAGATTATTAATGGCGTTGTCCGTCGCGCCGAGTTATCCATCGTGGCGATTGTTGCATTCTTGAACGTATTTATTACAATCAACACTGCCGCTGAGATTACAGCAGGTCCTTTCGTACGAAAGCTAGGGAAAGAATTTAATATCCATCCGTATCGCCGTGCGAATTTGCTCGACACGGTATCCTCCTCACTTGGTTACATCTTTCCTTGGAGTGGAGGAGTGTTACTCGGTTGGGCAACGATTCAAGGTGCCGCGAGAGAGTATGGATTTCTACCCGTTGTAGGTCCTACTGAGGTATTCCCGTACGTATTTCAAGCTTGGTTCTTACTCATTGTCATGGTAGTCGCTGCCTTCACAGGTTGGGGCCTTCGCTTCACAGGTGAGAATGGGGAAGAGATTAAGCCAGAAAAAACGAAGTAA
- a CDS encoding CxxH/CxxC protein encodes MTLYVCKEHVDKALDVVVDEEETFPELSQVYNSTGLSTTCEYCSEQALYMVANGGSSTK; translated from the coding sequence ATGACGCTTTATGTATGCAAGGAACATGTGGATAAGGCACTAGACGTAGTGGTTGATGAAGAAGAGACATTTCCGGAATTATCCCAAGTGTATAACTCCACTGGTTTGTCCACAACATGTGAATATTGCAGTGAACAAGCCTTATATATGGTAGCGAACGGAGGTTCCTCTACTAAATAA
- a CDS encoding S1C family serine protease — translation MGYYDDHAPERNRRRKPRWIGPTILGVILGIFIVFLALPSLIRGNLMPYDVTIGDEEDAQVERESGTTSGDGQTVNVDVTTQITEVVSDVQNTVVGVVNISQRQSGFFEQSSGTQQQTGSGVIYKLDGDTAYVVTNNHVIEGADEIELSLMDGTRVEAELLGGDQFTDLAVLSANAANIEKAIEIGDSSQVKVGEPAIAIGNPLGLQFAGSVTKGIISGKQRAIPQDFNGDGLADWQAEVMQTDAAINPGNSGGALVNIEGQLIGINSMKIAQSSVEGIGLAIPINQAMPIIEDIEQDGEVTRPYMGVSAYSLSEVPSTYWDTELNLPAEVETGVIVESVQPTTPADQAGLERYDVIVEMDGEQINDIIDLRKHLYNQKAVGDEMTVSFYRNGELQETTMTLSTQ, via the coding sequence ATGGGCTATTACGATGACCACGCTCCTGAACGGAATCGCCGCCGAAAGCCTCGGTGGATTGGGCCGACCATTCTAGGGGTGATTCTTGGAATCTTTATTGTATTTCTAGCACTTCCTTCCCTCATTAGAGGTAATTTAATGCCGTATGATGTGACAATTGGAGACGAGGAGGACGCTCAGGTTGAGCGTGAATCCGGTACAACATCTGGTGATGGCCAGACAGTAAATGTTGATGTAACCACCCAAATCACAGAAGTGGTCAGTGACGTTCAAAACACGGTGGTAGGGGTCGTTAATATTAGCCAGCGTCAATCTGGATTCTTTGAACAAAGTTCAGGAACCCAACAACAGACTGGTTCTGGGGTCATCTATAAGCTTGATGGGGACACGGCTTATGTGGTCACGAATAACCACGTTATTGAAGGAGCCGACGAAATTGAATTGTCCCTTATGGATGGGACTCGTGTAGAAGCTGAACTGTTAGGCGGCGATCAGTTTACGGACTTAGCGGTGCTCTCTGCGAACGCTGCGAACATTGAGAAGGCAATTGAAATCGGAGATAGCTCCCAAGTGAAAGTAGGAGAGCCTGCGATAGCGATTGGGAATCCGCTAGGCCTACAGTTCGCCGGTTCTGTCACGAAAGGGATTATTAGCGGGAAGCAACGTGCCATCCCTCAAGATTTCAATGGAGATGGTCTAGCTGATTGGCAAGCAGAAGTCATGCAAACTGATGCAGCGATTAATCCAGGGAACAGTGGTGGCGCTCTCGTTAATATTGAAGGGCAGCTCATTGGCATCAACTCAATGAAGATTGCTCAATCAAGCGTAGAGGGAATCGGTCTTGCCATCCCGATTAATCAGGCGATGCCAATTATTGAGGACATTGAACAAGATGGAGAGGTCACGCGTCCATATATGGGAGTATCAGCGTATTCCTTATCTGAAGTTCCAAGCACATACTGGGATACAGAACTGAACCTACCTGCTGAAGTAGAGACAGGTGTTATCGTCGAAAGTGTCCAACCGACAACACCAGCTGATCAGGCAGGCTTAGAGCGTTACGATGTGATTGTGGAGATGGATGGAGAGCAAATTAATGATATTATTGATTTGAGGAAGCACCTTTACAATCAGAAAGCGGTTGGGGATGAAATGACCGTAAGCTTCTATCGTAATGGAGAGCTTCAAGAAACGACCATGACATTATCAACTCAATAA
- a CDS encoding MBL fold metallo-hydrolase: protein MTIEFSVLASGSTGNAFYVGTKNQKLLVDAGLSGKQMDRLFQEAGVNPAELNGILVTHEHSDHIKGLGIFARRYNLPIYANEATWNAMGNQLGKLETDQKFVFPYASTKTFGDLDVESFGVSHDAAQPMFYVFHKEGKKVALVTDLGYVSDRIKKTVEGADAYIFEANHDVEMLRMGRYPWNVKRRILGDMGHVSNEDSAHALADIIGEQTKRIYLAHLSKDNNMKDLARMSVGNTLTERGITLGKGIDLYDTDPSTPTPIYVVN from the coding sequence TTGACGATTGAGTTTAGTGTACTAGCTTCAGGCAGTACAGGGAACGCGTTCTACGTCGGAACAAAGAATCAAAAGCTGCTTGTAGATGCAGGCTTAAGTGGCAAGCAGATGGACCGTTTGTTTCAGGAAGCTGGTGTCAATCCGGCTGAACTGAACGGGATTCTTGTGACGCATGAGCATAGTGATCATATTAAAGGTCTTGGCATCTTTGCGCGTCGCTACAACCTGCCTATTTATGCGAATGAAGCTACATGGAATGCGATGGGCAATCAGCTTGGCAAGCTAGAGACCGACCAGAAGTTTGTCTTTCCATACGCGTCCACAAAGACGTTCGGAGATTTAGATGTCGAGTCGTTTGGCGTCTCACACGACGCGGCGCAGCCAATGTTCTACGTCTTTCATAAGGAAGGTAAGAAAGTCGCGCTAGTCACAGACCTTGGTTATGTCTCTGATCGTATTAAGAAGACGGTCGAAGGCGCCGATGCGTACATTTTCGAAGCGAACCATGATGTGGAGATGCTTCGTATGGGACGTTATCCATGGAATGTGAAGCGACGTATTCTTGGGGACATGGGGCACGTCTCTAATGAAGACAGCGCCCATGCGTTAGCGGATATTATTGGTGAACAAACGAAGCGTATTTATTTAGCCCATTTAAGTAAAGATAACAACATGAAAGATTTGGCGCGCATGTCTGTTGGGAACACGCTCACAGAACGTGGCATCACCCTTGGTAAAGGGATTGACTTGTATGACACAGACCCGAGCACACCAACTCCAATCTACGTCGTGAATTAG
- a CDS encoding two-component system regulatory protein YycI, whose product MQWSQIKTLFIVCFFLLDCFLIFQYVTNTSEPGVLQRTTKAWEQQQIDIEGDLPSVEEKSYIRATPHLFTDEEEKELNEPDNQSVTVANGDTLRMMFNEPLELNLEEDQPTPNFDNLKNYFFMNENTEYVYWGWNEKHNALLFFQTFEGTPIYFNESATVVVHLNEENNAVELTQTMLENVESAGDQQPLISPESALETLWLKSDLLDGDVVNEVSLGYYNGTTDKNGEKIFFPTWKIAINDDGRYFVHSVDNARITINEDEFLEEALQKYNDYFKTTGWSEYFDD is encoded by the coding sequence ATGCAGTGGAGTCAAATTAAAACCTTATTTATCGTCTGTTTCTTCTTGCTTGACTGCTTCTTAATCTTTCAATATGTAACGAACACTTCAGAACCTGGAGTATTACAACGAACGACGAAAGCATGGGAGCAACAGCAAATTGATATTGAGGGGGACCTTCCTTCTGTTGAGGAGAAGTCTTATATTCGAGCGACCCCTCACCTATTTACGGATGAAGAAGAGAAGGAATTGAATGAACCTGATAATCAGAGTGTCACAGTTGCGAATGGAGATACGCTTCGCATGATGTTCAATGAGCCATTAGAGCTCAATTTAGAGGAAGACCAACCGACTCCTAACTTTGATAATTTGAAGAACTATTTCTTTATGAATGAGAATACGGAGTATGTATATTGGGGTTGGAACGAGAAACACAATGCATTGTTGTTCTTTCAAACCTTTGAAGGGACCCCGATTTATTTCAATGAGAGTGCCACTGTCGTCGTACACCTAAATGAGGAGAACAATGCAGTAGAACTCACTCAAACGATGCTTGAGAACGTAGAATCTGCTGGAGACCAGCAACCGCTAATTTCTCCTGAGTCTGCATTGGAGACGCTGTGGCTGAAGAGTGATTTACTCGACGGAGATGTCGTCAACGAGGTGAGTCTTGGCTACTATAACGGCACAACCGATAAAAATGGGGAGAAGATCTTCTTCCCTACTTGGAAGATTGCCATTAATGATGATGGCCGTTACTTCGTGCATAGTGTAGATAACGCACGTATTACCATTAATGAAGATGAATTCCTTGAGGAGGCACTCCAGAAGTATAACGATTATTTCAAGACGACAGGATGGAGTGAGTATTTTGACGATTGA
- a CDS encoding YycH family regulatory protein, with translation MMWEHFKTGLLAFLVVVSMLLTYALWSYQPSLENTQGPSTISEETTLDADQKKPSELFIPSNVIFHYNGDHLGIDKGQEDKLFNRIQQWPLSDFTKNINLTEVMKETSIEMEFATSLPLEFFANTLAYNGEEEIPQFEFNRIFIDFEKGSSVKNIYFVSDNEDETESVSATIKTNFYSDVYQTFINEGNAFSLLTFTGKDGEIIYVPEDERTLTTYTYRDNQLDVDPLKNILFSNPEIVKPSDYLPGETFYSDGSLEITVNKNTNVLQYKGLLNDETNTLRKQELLEISYNFTNDHRGFTGSNERDDSFKVFYLNDFRDNDIVYRRYLNHYPSFDENGITELYMSFDSSKVSPNRYVRPMIKLSIIAKDEETVRAGQDVLSYIEQSDMYESEKVEGLLIGYYLEKRPGNEGYYDASPGWFIKQAGSDWERIIFPSDSEAGGDNDAVESN, from the coding sequence ATGATGTGGGAGCATTTTAAGACGGGGTTGTTGGCGTTTTTAGTCGTTGTAAGTATGTTATTGACGTATGCATTATGGAGCTATCAGCCAAGTTTAGAGAATACACAAGGTCCTTCGACAATTTCTGAGGAGACGACGCTTGATGCAGATCAAAAGAAGCCTTCTGAACTCTTCATTCCTTCAAATGTGATCTTCCATTACAATGGAGACCATTTGGGGATTGATAAGGGTCAAGAAGACAAGCTGTTTAATCGCATTCAGCAATGGCCTCTGTCTGACTTCACAAAGAACATAAATCTGACTGAAGTGATGAAGGAAACAAGTATCGAGATGGAGTTTGCAACTAGTCTTCCATTGGAGTTCTTCGCCAATACGTTAGCTTATAACGGAGAAGAGGAGATTCCACAATTTGAATTCAACCGAATCTTTATCGATTTTGAGAAAGGGAGTTCGGTCAAGAATATCTACTTCGTCTCTGACAATGAAGATGAGACTGAGTCCGTCTCAGCGACCATCAAGACGAATTTCTACTCCGATGTCTATCAAACGTTTATTAATGAGGGAAATGCCTTCTCCTTACTGACCTTTACGGGTAAAGATGGAGAGATTATCTACGTTCCAGAGGATGAGCGCACCCTTACGACGTATACGTATCGCGACAACCAATTGGACGTAGACCCTTTAAAGAATATTCTGTTCAGTAACCCTGAAATTGTGAAGCCGAGTGATTATCTACCAGGTGAGACCTTCTATTCTGATGGTTCATTGGAGATTACGGTAAATAAGAACACGAATGTGCTGCAATATAAAGGCTTGCTAAACGATGAAACGAACACTTTAAGAAAACAAGAATTGCTTGAGATCAGCTACAATTTCACGAATGACCACCGAGGCTTTACAGGATCAAATGAACGGGATGACAGCTTCAAAGTGTTCTATTTGAATGATTTCCGAGACAACGATATTGTTTATCGTCGTTATTTGAATCATTACCCTTCATTTGACGAGAATGGAATTACAGAATTGTATATGTCCTTTGATTCATCTAAAGTATCGCCAAATCGCTACGTACGCCCGATGATTAAGCTTAGTATCATTGCGAAGGACGAAGAGACAGTTCGTGCAGGTCAAGACGTGTTGAGTTATATTGAGCAGTCGGACATGTATGAGAGTGAGAAAGTAGAAGGGCTATTGATTGGTTACTATCTAGAGAAACGACCAGGAAACGAAGGCTATTATGATGCATCGCCTGGTTGGTTCATTAAACAAGCGGGTTCCGACTGGGAACGAATCATCTTCCCAAGCGATTCAGAGGCTGGGGGTGACAACGATGCAGTGGAGTCAAATTAA
- the walK gene encoding cell wall metabolism sensor histidine kinase WalK has translation MQKVGFFQSVRMKFILVYILLLLIAIQLIGAYFVNRLHDQLVENFQQSVEGNVETVSYLITRAFQEPTKEDGPSLEEEIQDILDNADFSEITNLQVIDKNARIVGAIPQAEENLVGKVTQDARIKNTLQTGEKYDPQPFIAEETGNRVLLEIVPINAAASSSNQDPEGAIYLQANMEGVYSQLQTINRIFYTGTIFATLISAIIGIVVARTITRPIAEMRKQARVMATGDFSQKVNVYSGDEIGQLAVAFNDMNDKLKLAQATTEEERRKLSSVLTNMTEGVIATDRFGHIMLMNDPASNLLERSNDEVKGKSLLDVLQIHDRIDDISEIHDAGSFILDFSDDDQTLLLKASFSILLNEEEEMNGFITVLSDVTEQEKLERERREFVANVSHELRTPLTSMRSYLEALTDGAWEDKEIAPRFLNVTQTETERMIRLVNDLLQLSKMDNKDYKMYKETVDFVGFFYQIVERFEMHKSEHISFEAKTIEGPIWVWMDKDKITQVMDNIISNAIKYSPEGGTIRLDVSKKRKEQKLYIRISDEGMGIPKENIGKIFDRFYRVDKARSRKLGGTGLGLAIAREMIEAHGGNIWVDSKEGKGTTIHFTLPLMNQQRRSLS, from the coding sequence ATGCAGAAGGTGGGTTTCTTTCAATCTGTACGAATGAAATTTATTCTGGTCTACATTTTGCTCCTGTTGATTGCAATTCAATTAATAGGAGCGTATTTCGTCAATCGACTGCATGACCAGCTCGTAGAGAACTTCCAGCAGTCTGTCGAGGGGAATGTAGAGACGGTAAGTTACTTGATTACCCGTGCTTTTCAAGAGCCTACGAAAGAAGACGGGCCTTCTTTAGAAGAAGAGATACAGGACATATTAGATAACGCCGACTTTAGTGAGATTACGAACTTGCAAGTCATAGACAAGAACGCAAGGATTGTCGGGGCGATTCCGCAAGCTGAGGAGAACTTAGTTGGCAAGGTCACTCAAGACGCCAGGATCAAAAACACGCTTCAAACAGGCGAGAAATATGACCCGCAACCCTTCATAGCAGAGGAAACGGGCAACCGTGTTCTGCTTGAAATTGTGCCCATTAATGCAGCGGCTTCGTCCAGCAACCAAGACCCAGAAGGTGCTATCTACCTTCAGGCCAACATGGAAGGGGTCTACAGTCAGCTCCAGACGATTAATCGAATCTTCTATACAGGCACCATATTCGCCACGCTCATCTCTGCCATTATTGGAATTGTTGTAGCTCGCACGATTACACGGCCAATTGCTGAAATGAGAAAGCAAGCTCGTGTGATGGCAACGGGTGACTTCTCACAGAAGGTAAATGTCTACAGTGGCGATGAAATTGGTCAGTTGGCTGTTGCCTTCAATGATATGAACGATAAGTTGAAGCTCGCACAAGCCACGACTGAAGAGGAACGACGAAAGCTAAGCTCGGTTCTCACCAATATGACTGAAGGCGTCATTGCGACGGATCGATTCGGCCATATTATGCTTATGAATGATCCAGCTTCCAACCTACTAGAGCGCTCGAATGACGAAGTGAAAGGGAAGTCGCTCTTAGATGTCCTTCAGATTCATGATCGTATAGATGATATCTCAGAAATACATGATGCAGGCTCGTTCATTCTCGACTTTAGCGACGATGATCAAACGCTGTTGCTAAAGGCAAGCTTCTCTATTCTATTGAATGAAGAAGAAGAAATGAATGGCTTCATTACCGTGTTAAGTGATGTCACAGAACAAGAGAAATTGGAGCGAGAGCGACGAGAGTTTGTTGCAAATGTCTCACATGAACTCCGGACCCCTCTCACCTCTATGAGAAGCTATTTAGAAGCTTTAACAGACGGTGCTTGGGAGGATAAGGAGATTGCCCCACGCTTCCTTAACGTGACCCAGACTGAGACAGAACGAATGATTCGACTCGTTAATGACCTTCTGCAACTATCCAAAATGGATAATAAGGATTACAAGATGTATAAAGAAACGGTCGACTTTGTTGGGTTCTTCTATCAGATTGTCGAACGTTTTGAGATGCATAAATCTGAACATATTTCATTTGAAGCCAAAACCATTGAAGGTCCAATATGGGTTTGGATGGATAAAGATAAGATTACACAAGTGATGGATAACATTATTTCCAATGCTATTAAGTATTCACCTGAGGGTGGAACAATACGTCTAGACGTGTCGAAAAAGCGCAAAGAACAAAAATTATATATTCGTATTTCAGACGAAGGTATGGGAATTCCGAAAGAAAATATAGGGAAAATCTTCGACCGCTTCTACCGAGTCGATAAAGCAAGGTCGAGAAAGCTTGGTGGAACCGGGCTTGGTCTTGCTATTGCCAGGGAAATGATTGAAGCACATGGCGGGAATATTTGGGTTGATAGTAAGGAAGGAAAAGGGACAACGATTCACTTTACACTTCCGCTTATGAACCAACAGCGGAGGAGTTTATCATGA
- the yycF gene encoding response regulator YycF: MSFKIQVVDDEQPIADILKFNLEKEGYEVVCAFDGQEAIELANEEVPDLILLDIMLPSKDGMEVCREIRKNHSMPIIMLTAKDSEIDKVLGLELGADDYVTKPFNNRELIARVKANLRRHQNVAEESAKQTNDIQIGKLIIHPDAYTVTRDGEQIELTHREFELLHYLAKHIGQVMTREHLLETVWGYDYYGDVRTVDVTVRRLREKIEENPSTPMWIVTRRGVGYYLRTPEQE, encoded by the coding sequence ATGAGTTTTAAGATTCAAGTTGTAGATGATGAACAGCCGATTGCAGATATATTAAAATTCAACCTTGAGAAAGAAGGCTATGAAGTCGTATGCGCGTTCGATGGTCAGGAAGCCATAGAACTCGCGAATGAGGAAGTGCCGGATTTAATCTTGTTGGATATTATGCTTCCAAGTAAAGATGGTATGGAAGTATGCCGTGAGATCCGTAAGAATCATAGTATGCCGATTATTATGCTTACTGCGAAAGACTCTGAGATTGACAAAGTGTTAGGTCTTGAGCTCGGAGCAGATGACTATGTGACGAAACCATTTAACAACCGTGAATTAATTGCTCGAGTGAAGGCGAATCTTCGTCGTCATCAGAACGTTGCAGAAGAATCTGCGAAACAAACGAACGACATTCAAATTGGGAAGCTAATCATTCATCCAGATGCATATACCGTAACTAGGGATGGAGAACAAATTGAGCTGACCCATCGTGAGTTTGAATTGCTTCACTATTTAGCGAAGCACATTGGACAAGTCATGACCCGTGAGCACTTGCTAGAAACCGTATGGGGCTATGATTACTATGGAGACGTTCGTACAGTTGATGTAACCGTACGCCGCCTCCGTGAGAAAATTGAAGAGAACCCAAGTACGCCAATGTGGATTGTAACGCGAAGAGGAGTTGGCTACTACCTCCGCACCCCTGAGCAGGAGTAG
- a CDS encoding M23 family metallopeptidase: MGIVRSKKRYSPSHHSFWKKVVLTTTIGIGVTVGSAYADTIEQQLPTVYHVYMDGEHIGTVDDQSMVQQYVQKQIESKQGDYEDLSLTSGETITYVPEKVFRPSFDNEQIMKTLENELTIKVDAVGLQIDEEVITYVENEDKAKAVVRSIKESYVDEDWLDKLKEREDEETPIQVDEDVELIDVSLSKDVSYTSQKVAPDEVVTKDEAISILEQGSETDETYEIQEGDVLGKVASKFDLSMDELMSLNDGMNEDSVIQIGQTVNVKDTEPYVHVVSKKRVEEMQTIEHETETKKSSDLYKGEEKVLQEGQDGEKRITYEIVNEDGQETSKDVITEKVTKDAEKRIVVKGTKEKPSRGTGDFVNPTRGGVLTSEQGERWGSYHKGIDVAGVTDRSILAVDNGTVTSTGFDSSGYGNKVVINHNNGYKTIYAHLSSISVDVGDTVTAGSTIGQMGTTGRSTGVHLHFEVYKDGDLQNPLQYVNY; encoded by the coding sequence GTGGGAATTGTTAGAAGTAAGAAAAGATACAGTCCGTCGCACCATTCGTTCTGGAAGAAAGTTGTATTAACAACGACCATAGGAATTGGAGTTACAGTTGGTTCAGCCTATGCGGATACAATTGAACAACAATTGCCGACTGTCTATCATGTGTATATGGACGGGGAGCACATTGGTACCGTAGATGATCAATCCATGGTACAACAGTACGTTCAAAAACAAATCGAGTCGAAACAAGGAGACTATGAAGATCTATCTCTAACATCTGGTGAGACGATTACATATGTGCCTGAGAAAGTATTTCGACCTTCATTCGATAATGAACAAATTATGAAGACGTTAGAGAATGAACTAACGATTAAAGTAGATGCGGTAGGACTTCAGATTGATGAAGAAGTAATCACGTATGTTGAAAATGAAGACAAAGCAAAAGCTGTTGTACGCTCCATTAAAGAATCATACGTAGACGAAGACTGGCTCGACAAGCTTAAGGAGCGTGAAGATGAAGAAACGCCAATTCAAGTCGATGAAGACGTGGAATTGATTGATGTTTCCCTTTCTAAAGACGTGTCTTATACGAGTCAAAAAGTAGCCCCAGATGAAGTTGTGACAAAAGACGAAGCAATTTCAATCTTAGAACAGGGCAGCGAGACTGATGAAACGTACGAAATACAAGAAGGTGACGTTCTTGGAAAGGTTGCCTCTAAATTCGATTTATCTATGGATGAATTGATGAGCTTGAATGATGGCATGAATGAAGATTCTGTCATCCAGATTGGACAAACAGTAAATGTTAAAGACACGGAGCCATATGTCCATGTAGTAAGTAAGAAGCGTGTTGAAGAGATGCAGACGATTGAGCACGAAACGGAAACAAAGAAATCGTCTGATTTATATAAAGGTGAAGAGAAAGTTCTTCAAGAAGGACAAGATGGAGAGAAAAGAATTACGTATGAAATCGTAAATGAAGACGGGCAAGAAACATCTAAGGATGTCATTACTGAGAAGGTGACGAAAGATGCTGAAAAACGTATTGTCGTAAAAGGTACCAAAGAAAAACCTTCTCGTGGAACGGGCGACTTCGTGAATCCAACTCGTGGTGGTGTTCTGACGAGTGAACAAGGAGAACGTTGGGGTTCTTACCATAAGGGGATTGACGTTGCTGGCGTAACCGACCGCTCAATCCTAGCAGTAGATAATGGTACGGTGACATCAACAGGGTTCGATTCAAGTGGCTATGGGAATAAAGTTGTCATTAACCACAACAATGGGTATAAGACAATCTACGCCCACCTTTCATCAATCAGTGTCGATGTTGGCGATACGGTGACAGCAGGCTCTACGATTGGTCAAATGGGGACGACAGGCAGGTCAACTGGTGTTCACCTCCACTTTGAAGTATACAAAGACGGCGACCTACAAAACCCGTTACAATATGTGAATTACTAA